Proteins encoded together in one Pseudomonas arsenicoxydans window:
- a CDS encoding MFS transporter translates to MTTTTTINASPTSAAIDTPQIPPGKALLAAFASTFGWALDLFDLFILLYVAPIIGRLFFPSDTPTLSLAAVYASFAVALLVRPLGSAIFGAYADKHGRKRALMVSMVGVGISTALFGALPTIHQVGILAPILFLVLRVIQGIFVGGIVASTHTIGTESISPRYRGLMSGMIGGAGAGMGALLASVTYLVLSEIFTGEEFDVWGWRFMFFCGLLSTFFGLVMFRYLEESPVWRQLQQARKTKGPAIVVVSPLKRLFGREYRAVMMVNLLITFGGGATYYLACGYLPTLLNVVAKVPHTQTSQMLMYGSTATIVGALAFGYLSDLIGRKKTFMLLGVINLVSLPMMFLGVAEPGSLTRTALYCMGIGFMGGAIIAPILIFLNERFATELRASGTGLSWNIGFALGGTMPTFVSLVSSSPAQIPMVLAIFAAVLSVIYLIGSVVIPETQGNFK, encoded by the coding sequence ATGACTACGACAACAACAATAAATGCATCACCCACCAGCGCCGCTATCGATACACCGCAAATTCCACCGGGCAAGGCCTTGCTGGCGGCATTTGCCTCGACATTCGGCTGGGCGCTGGATTTGTTTGATCTGTTCATTCTGCTCTATGTGGCGCCGATCATCGGCCGCCTGTTCTTCCCCTCTGACACCCCGACACTGTCGCTGGCCGCCGTGTATGCGTCGTTCGCCGTGGCCTTGCTGGTGCGTCCGCTGGGCTCGGCGATCTTCGGTGCGTATGCCGATAAACACGGCCGCAAGCGTGCGTTGATGGTGTCGATGGTCGGCGTCGGCATTTCCACGGCACTGTTTGGTGCGTTGCCGACCATTCACCAGGTCGGCATATTGGCCCCGATACTGTTCCTGGTATTACGGGTGATTCAGGGCATTTTCGTTGGGGGCATCGTCGCCTCCACTCACACCATCGGCACCGAATCCATCTCGCCACGCTATCGCGGATTGATGTCCGGGATGATCGGTGGCGCCGGCGCCGGCATGGGCGCGCTGTTGGCGTCAGTCACTTATCTGGTGTTGTCGGAGATTTTTACCGGGGAAGAATTTGACGTCTGGGGCTGGCGCTTCATGTTCTTCTGCGGCCTGCTCAGCACGTTTTTCGGTCTGGTGATGTTTCGTTACCTGGAAGAAAGCCCGGTCTGGCGGCAACTGCAACAAGCCCGCAAAACCAAGGGGCCGGCAATAGTGGTGGTGTCGCCACTCAAGCGTCTGTTTGGACGCGAGTACCGCGCCGTGATGATGGTCAATCTGCTGATTACATTCGGAGGCGGGGCCACGTATTACCTGGCCTGCGGTTATCTGCCGACACTGCTCAACGTGGTCGCCAAAGTGCCGCATACACAGACTTCGCAGATGCTTATGTACGGGTCGACGGCAACCATTGTCGGAGCACTGGCCTTCGGTTACCTGAGTGACCTGATCGGTCGCAAGAAGACCTTCATGCTGCTGGGTGTGATCAACCTGGTGAGCCTGCCGATGATGTTCCTTGGCGTCGCCGAGCCGGGTTCGCTGACCCGCACTGCGCTGTATTGCATGGGCATAGGCTTCATGGGCGGGGCGATCATCGCGCCGATTCTGATCTTCCTCAACGAACGCTTTGCCACCGAGCTGCGAGCCAGTGGCACGGGGTTGTCCTGGAACATCGGTTTCGCCCTCGGCGGCACCATGCCGACCTTTGTCTCGCTGGTCAGCAGCAGCCCGGCGCAGATCCCCATGGTGCTGGCGATTTTCGCCGCCGTTCTGTCGGTGATCTACCTGATCGGCAGCGTGGTGATTCCAGAAACCCAAGGCAACTTCAAATAA
- a CDS encoding alpha/beta fold hydrolase, which yields MSPQQFLQLGPLRLEYRQLPAADPSRPTLVLLHEGLGSAEQWKDFPLRLAQMSGYGVVTYSRQGYGQSSPITLPRPLNYLTSDGPRELRQLLDALQLPQVVLLGHSDGASIVLAYAAANDPRVLGSIALAPHVIVEAESLNGIRHTTEVWHQGQLRERLARHHGTNVDGAFHGWSDSWLHPDFSLDDLQAQLAHIEKPLLVIQGREDHYATPEQLAVIQRQVPGPCRCVLLDDCRHFPQTEATERTLQLIGEFLERLPTVI from the coding sequence ATGTCGCCACAACAATTTTTGCAACTTGGGCCGCTGCGCCTGGAATATCGCCAACTGCCTGCGGCTGACCCATCGCGACCGACGCTCGTGCTGCTGCACGAAGGCCTCGGCAGCGCCGAGCAGTGGAAAGACTTCCCCCTGCGCCTGGCCCAAATGAGCGGTTACGGCGTGGTCACTTACAGCCGTCAGGGTTATGGGCAATCGAGCCCGATAACCCTGCCGCGTCCGCTGAACTACCTGACCAGCGACGGCCCTCGCGAGCTGCGGCAATTGCTCGATGCCTTGCAACTACCGCAGGTGGTCTTGCTCGGTCACAGTGACGGCGCATCCATCGTCCTCGCCTATGCCGCCGCCAACGATCCACGCGTGTTGGGCAGCATTGCACTGGCGCCCCACGTGATAGTCGAGGCCGAGAGCCTCAATGGCATTCGCCATACCACTGAGGTTTGGCATCAAGGCCAACTGCGCGAACGCCTGGCACGCCACCATGGGACAAATGTCGACGGCGCTTTTCACGGTTGGAGCGACAGTTGGTTGCACCCGGACTTTTCCCTGGATGATCTCCAAGCGCAGTTGGCTCATATCGAGAAGCCGCTGTTGGTCATTCAGGGTCGCGAAGACCACTACGCCACGCCCGAGCAACTGGCGGTCATCCAGCGACAGGTGCCTGGACCGTGCCGCTGTGTGTTGCTGGATGACTGTCGGCACTTTCCCCAAACCGAAGCGACCGAGCGGACCTTGCAGCTGATCGGCGAATTCCTGGAGCGCCTCCCCACCGTTATTTGA
- a CDS encoding XdhC family protein: protein MRHLDVQVIDQALHWARAGQAQWLCTVLSTYGSAPRAPGAMLVTNGAGEHVGSLSGGCVEEEFLESLTRGELREPAQIVSYGDSVEQRHRLRLPCGGVLIVLVEHRAASLEWIAHLESLQAALLGQRRLQRHVELSSGALRLDPDTGHGSERVQVDGERVRISVGPALRLILAGLSPVAEVCASFARAIGCEVIACDPREETLHLNLEGVEMQRVLPSMFIAAGGCHAATAVVALTHDPRIDDLALMEAVHTPAFYIGAMGSQATSAKRAERLKRIGGLTDEQIARLHMPIGLDLGSKAPAEIALAVVADILRVYHGKERHAL, encoded by the coding sequence ATGCGTCATCTCGATGTTCAGGTGATCGACCAGGCACTGCATTGGGCTCGCGCCGGGCAGGCCCAGTGGCTGTGCACGGTGCTCTCCACCTATGGCTCGGCGCCGCGTGCGCCGGGTGCGATGCTGGTGACCAATGGGGCTGGAGAACACGTCGGCTCGTTGTCCGGTGGCTGCGTCGAGGAGGAGTTTCTCGAAAGCCTGACGCGCGGTGAATTACGCGAACCGGCGCAGATCGTCAGCTATGGCGACAGCGTCGAGCAACGCCACCGTCTAAGATTGCCCTGTGGTGGCGTGCTGATCGTGCTGGTCGAGCACCGCGCGGCCAGTCTCGAGTGGATCGCACACCTGGAGAGTCTGCAAGCGGCGTTACTTGGCCAGCGACGTCTGCAACGTCATGTCGAGCTGAGCAGCGGTGCGTTGCGCCTGGACCCGGATACCGGACACGGCAGCGAGCGGGTGCAAGTCGATGGCGAGAGGGTGCGCATCAGTGTGGGCCCGGCGTTACGCCTGATTCTGGCTGGGCTCTCGCCGGTCGCGGAAGTCTGCGCCAGTTTCGCCCGCGCCATCGGCTGCGAAGTCATCGCCTGCGACCCCCGGGAAGAAACGCTGCATCTAAATCTTGAAGGCGTGGAGATGCAGCGTGTGCTGCCCTCGATGTTTATCGCCGCCGGAGGTTGTCACGCAGCGACCGCAGTGGTGGCGTTGACTCACGATCCGCGAATTGATGATCTGGCGCTGATGGAAGCGGTTCACACCCCGGCGTTTTACATCGGCGCCATGGGCTCTCAGGCAACCTCGGCCAAGCGCGCCGAGCGGCTCAAACGCATCGGTGGTCTGACGGATGAACAGATTGCCCGTTTGCACATGCCCATCGGTCTCGATCTGGGCAGCAAAGCCCCGGCGGAAATCGCGCTGGCGGTGGTCGCCGATATCCTGCGCGTTTATCACGGCAAAGAACGCCATGCCTTGTAA
- a CDS encoding helix-turn-helix transcriptional regulator encodes MSIAQRVFHGRFGRVALLNMDRSLVTHTHSECHVLVKVSGEDTYFNVNGRRVPLSDRTAVLVNAWEPHFYDPQPGAGTTLILALYIEPAWLATAQQSLALSGRPDFFAQSCIELSSRNRTLADILVAEAHGCGIVPKERMEFILFDFLIELIEDFSSWRHLSLMGAPNSGEFRDARVRRGTAWLLEHLDDPNPIDNAARACGLSRAHFFALFKKDTGMTPTLLLNDARMRRAFAWLERERSGTLGLLSENLGFSEQGHFTRFFRQHIGASPSQYRRVVDCYAKV; translated from the coding sequence ATGTCGATTGCCCAACGGGTTTTCCACGGTAGGTTTGGCCGGGTCGCCTTGCTGAATATGGATCGTTCGCTGGTCACCCACACCCATTCCGAATGCCATGTACTGGTCAAAGTGTCCGGCGAAGACACTTACTTCAACGTCAACGGTCGGCGAGTTCCGCTCAGCGATCGCACGGCGGTGCTGGTCAACGCCTGGGAACCGCATTTCTACGATCCGCAGCCTGGTGCCGGTACCACCCTTATTCTGGCGCTCTACATCGAGCCCGCCTGGCTGGCCACTGCCCAGCAGTCGCTGGCGCTCAGCGGTCGGCCGGACTTTTTTGCCCAGTCATGCATCGAGTTGTCGAGTCGTAACCGCACCTTGGCCGACATCCTGGTCGCCGAAGCGCATGGTTGCGGGATCGTGCCGAAAGAGCGCATGGAGTTCATCCTGTTCGACTTCCTGATCGAATTGATTGAGGACTTTTCCAGCTGGCGGCATTTGTCGCTGATGGGTGCACCGAACTCAGGCGAGTTCCGGGACGCACGCGTGCGCCGTGGCACCGCCTGGTTGCTTGAACACCTCGATGATCCGAACCCGATCGACAACGCCGCGCGGGCTTGTGGTCTGTCGCGTGCGCACTTCTTTGCGCTGTTCAAGAAAGATACCGGCATGACGCCGACCCTGCTGCTTAACGACGCGCGCATGCGCCGGGCGTTTGCCTGGCTTGAGCGTGAGCGCAGCGGAACGTTGGGTCTGTTGTCGGAGAACCTCGGGTTCTCCGAGCAAGGTCATTTCACACGGTTTTTCCGTCAGCACATCGGCGCTTCACCCAGCCAGTATCGGCGTGTAGTGGATTGTTATGCGAAGGTTTGA
- a CDS encoding DUF6388 family protein, producing the protein MIAKEFRAELALRKFLDANLWLQLELSELNYSLAESCGLSPEEYRLKFLQEEFEAEADAHDCDCWDFTLQWVADTKEELELMREERMKEIYDFLGD; encoded by the coding sequence ATGATCGCAAAAGAATTTAGAGCCGAACTCGCCCTGAGGAAATTCCTGGACGCCAACTTATGGCTCCAACTTGAACTCAGCGAGTTGAACTACAGCCTCGCTGAAAGTTGCGGGCTGTCGCCGGAAGAATATCGCTTGAAATTTTTGCAAGAAGAATTTGAAGCCGAAGCCGATGCTCACGACTGCGACTGCTGGGACTTCACTCTGCAGTGGGTAGCCGACACTAAGGAAGAACTTGAGTTGATGCGCGAAGAACGCATGAAAGAGATTTATGACTTTCTGGGCGATTAG
- a CDS encoding SPOR domain-containing protein, which translates to MATVRKLGLGFLVTGVLGQLSALLWTFTPTGPTCQNNVDNSYIQQKVTKFEQLIDDTVNKVATELSTKHSEELAPLAKNGSHLPESTEADAVQFLVKKPDETPVLTLPSLSTQARKWTIILSGLITFTGLLLALFARKKTFDPQWHLFRTVPGSLITLERPCLTCGGFISNIKKDASTTPSSGLWVVEIALNTPSRHRAVKAIQQLGLPVARKENNFVVIGPYKQKQDAARVVKELSEGHAVRGWMMAGN; encoded by the coding sequence ATGGCCACTGTGCGAAAGCTCGGTTTGGGTTTCCTTGTAACTGGCGTCTTGGGGCAACTATCAGCGCTACTATGGACCTTCACACCCACAGGGCCCACTTGTCAAAATAACGTCGACAACTCATACATCCAGCAAAAAGTGACGAAATTCGAACAACTAATTGACGACACCGTTAATAAAGTTGCGACAGAGCTCAGTACAAAGCATTCGGAAGAGCTCGCGCCCCTTGCGAAAAACGGATCACACTTACCCGAATCAACAGAGGCTGACGCCGTACAGTTTTTGGTCAAAAAGCCAGACGAAACACCCGTACTTACGCTGCCTTCATTGTCCACGCAGGCACGCAAGTGGACGATTATTCTCAGTGGTCTGATTACTTTTACCGGCCTGCTCCTGGCGCTCTTCGCCCGCAAAAAAACCTTTGATCCGCAATGGCACCTCTTTCGCACGGTGCCAGGCTCGCTCATCACGCTGGAGCGCCCGTGCTTGACGTGTGGTGGCTTCATTTCCAACATTAAAAAAGACGCTTCGACCACGCCCTCATCCGGCCTGTGGGTGGTCGAAATTGCGTTGAACACACCCAGCCGCCATCGCGCCGTAAAAGCCATTCAGCAGCTGGGGTTGCCGGTAGCGCGTAAAGAAAACAACTTTGTCGTCATCGGGCCGTATAAACAAAAGCAGGATGCGGCTCGCGTCGTGAAAGAGTTGAGTGAAGGTCATGCCGTTCGAGGATGGATGATGGCAGGAAATTGA
- a CDS encoding LysR substrate-binding domain-containing protein produces MNLRQLEAFRAVILGQTVTRAAEMLCISQPAATRLIASLEEDIGFSLFDRIKGRLQPTPEAMTLYQEVQRSLLGVERIARTAQDIRSLKRGSLHIACAPAMGLSFMPRAIAAFMAEHDQVQVSLVVHSSREIVDLVVGQRCDLGIIVLPNTYPSPRAEKLLATRMLCALPANHRLQDNSTIRPEDLQGEAFISYPQSIGSRQHIDAIFAAHGVERELRLETQLSLPMCAFVEQGLGVALVDAISAVEYRGSGIVFRAFEPAIEMDFSMLLPVQGPASKLQISFLEHMQHFIAQEVPADYRF; encoded by the coding sequence ATGAACCTTCGTCAACTGGAAGCCTTTCGCGCCGTGATTCTGGGCCAGACCGTGACCCGTGCCGCCGAGATGCTGTGCATCTCGCAACCGGCTGCAACGCGACTGATCGCCAGTCTTGAGGAGGACATCGGATTCAGCCTGTTCGACCGGATCAAAGGCCGACTTCAGCCCACCCCCGAAGCCATGACGCTGTATCAGGAGGTGCAACGCTCGCTGCTCGGGGTCGAACGCATTGCCCGCACGGCGCAAGACATCCGCAGCTTGAAACGCGGCTCACTGCACATCGCCTGCGCACCGGCCATGGGCCTGTCATTCATGCCGCGAGCCATCGCCGCATTCATGGCCGAACATGATCAAGTGCAGGTATCGCTGGTTGTGCATTCATCGCGCGAGATCGTCGATCTGGTGGTCGGTCAGCGCTGTGATCTGGGCATCATCGTACTGCCCAACACCTACCCCAGCCCCCGCGCCGAAAAACTGCTGGCGACCCGCATGCTGTGCGCATTGCCGGCCAATCATCGCTTACAGGACAACAGCACGATCCGGCCCGAGGATCTGCAAGGCGAGGCGTTTATTTCCTATCCGCAATCCATCGGCTCGCGCCAACACATCGATGCAATATTTGCCGCTCATGGGGTCGAGCGCGAACTGCGGCTGGAGACCCAGCTGTCGCTGCCCATGTGCGCCTTCGTCGAACAAGGCCTGGGAGTCGCGCTGGTCGATGCCATCAGCGCCGTTGAATACCGAGGCAGTGGCATCGTGTTCAGAGCGTTCGAACCGGCGATCGAAATGGACTTCAGCATGCTGTTGCCGGTTCAAGGACCGGCGTCGAAACTGCAAATCAGCTTTCTCGAACACATGCAGCACTTTATCGCTCAGGAGGTGCCGGCGGATTATCGGTTTTAG
- a CDS encoding NAD(P)/FAD-dependent oxidoreductase — protein MQKTDVVIVGGGLVGLSIAYGLAMLGRQVSVLDEGDDALRAARGNFGLLWVQGKGYGMSPYAKWTRESVALWPRFAAALQADTGIDIHLRQPGGFQLCLSDKEMAQESRRLLWLREAMDGDYPFELLDSAQLRTRLPGLGPTVVGGCYSPMDGHVNPLKLLRSLYAACRMRGVKIINGHRVSAIGQRDSGFELHTDQQRWFAGQVVLAAGLGNRKLGTQLGMDVPVSPNRGQILVTERLKPFLHYPTTYVRQTDEGTVQLGDSHESTGFDDGTSSEVMSTIARRAVQCFPQLGNVRLVRAWGALRVMSTDGFPIYEASQACPGAFVVSCHSGVTLAAIHALRLAPWIGGEFDEPAVAPFSLQRFSLKREVRHAG, from the coding sequence ATGCAAAAAACTGATGTAGTTATCGTTGGGGGTGGTCTGGTCGGGCTGTCGATCGCCTATGGACTGGCCATGCTCGGTCGCCAGGTCAGCGTCCTGGATGAGGGGGACGACGCCTTACGGGCTGCCCGTGGCAACTTCGGCCTGTTGTGGGTTCAGGGCAAGGGCTATGGAATGAGTCCCTACGCGAAATGGACTCGTGAATCGGTGGCGCTGTGGCCACGATTCGCCGCCGCGTTGCAGGCCGACACCGGCATCGACATCCATCTGCGCCAGCCGGGCGGCTTCCAGCTGTGTTTGAGTGATAAGGAGATGGCGCAAGAAAGCCGTCGACTGCTCTGGCTGCGCGAAGCCATGGACGGTGATTATCCGTTCGAGCTGCTGGATTCGGCACAATTGCGCACCCGCTTGCCCGGCCTGGGGCCGACTGTCGTGGGGGGCTGTTATTCGCCCATGGACGGTCACGTCAATCCGTTGAAATTGTTGCGCTCCCTCTATGCCGCCTGCCGGATGCGTGGGGTCAAGATCATCAATGGTCACCGGGTCAGCGCCATTGGTCAGCGAGATTCGGGCTTCGAGTTGCACACCGACCAACAGCGCTGGTTCGCCGGGCAGGTCGTACTGGCCGCTGGCCTGGGCAATCGCAAGCTGGGCACGCAGTTGGGGATGGACGTGCCGGTGAGTCCCAATCGTGGGCAGATCCTGGTTACCGAGCGACTCAAACCGTTTCTGCATTACCCCACCACCTACGTTCGGCAGACCGATGAAGGCACGGTGCAGTTGGGTGACTCCCATGAGTCCACGGGTTTCGACGATGGCACCAGCAGCGAGGTAATGAGCACCATCGCCCGGCGCGCCGTGCAGTGTTTTCCTCAGTTGGGCAACGTGCGCCTGGTACGGGCCTGGGGCGCGTTGCGGGTGATGAGTACCGACGGTTTTCCGATCTATGAAGCCTCGCAGGCTTGCCCGGGGGCGTTTGTGGTCAGTTGCCACAGCGGCGTGACCCTGGCGGCGATCCACGCCTTGCGCCTGGCACCGTGGATTGGCGGTGAGTTCGACGAGCCGGCTGTGGCGCCTTTCAGTCTGCAGCGTTTCAGTCTCAAACGTGAGGTGCGCCATGCCGGCTGA
- a CDS encoding (2Fe-2S)-binding protein: MPADSLFRALVPAQKNLQIEFEGASLSVPAGVSLASALLLSGVTHTRESAVSGRSGAPYCMMGVCFECLVEVDGQANCQACLLPVRAGMRVRRQRGAREFLASDHGEEGADE, encoded by the coding sequence ATGCCGGCTGACAGCTTGTTCCGGGCTTTGGTGCCTGCGCAAAAAAACCTGCAGATCGAATTCGAAGGCGCGTCATTGTCGGTGCCAGCCGGTGTTTCACTGGCCAGCGCATTGCTGCTCAGCGGCGTCACTCATACCCGCGAAAGTGCCGTCAGCGGCAGGTCCGGCGCGCCCTATTGCATGATGGGAGTGTGCTTCGAATGCCTGGTCGAGGTGGACGGGCAAGCCAACTGTCAGGCGTGCCTGCTGCCGGTTCGAGCTGGCATGCGTGTTCGCAGGCAGCGCGGCGCTCGTGAGTTTCTGGCCAGTGACCACGGCGAGGAGGGCGCTGATGAATAA
- a CDS encoding NAD(P)/FAD-dependent oxidoreductase, with protein MNNQTVDLIVVGAGPAGMSAALEATRYGLSVVVLDEQGSPGGQIYRNILQADARSRSVLGDDYTAGTELVAQFLQCGARYLANAAIWQVTPQRQVHYLIDGRAEVLQGRHLLIATGAFERPMPIPGWTLPGVMTAGAGQILLKSAALVPVGPVVLAGCGPLLYLLAVQYLRAGIAIEALVDTSGQGDLLRAWRKVPGALRGWRDVLKGLQLLIELKRAGVRHIRDARDLRIEGQAHASALSFDSGGRRWTIPASLILLHQGVVPNTQISWSLRLEHDWSEQQLCWVTRRDSQGETSLPGIYIAGDGGAIGGAQVALLEGRLVGLAIAAKSGKVDGQSLQPFAAPYQKALRRQRAARPLIDALYRPQQQNRIPADEVIVCRCEDVSAGSIRQHVELGCLGPNQTKAFGRCGMGPCQGRLCGLSVTEIIAEQRKVPPAEVGYYRIRSPLKPITLAQLSTETPLIQEHP; from the coding sequence ATGAATAATCAAACGGTCGACCTGATTGTGGTTGGCGCAGGCCCTGCGGGAATGAGCGCGGCGCTGGAGGCCACCCGATACGGGCTTTCGGTTGTGGTGCTGGATGAGCAGGGCAGCCCCGGTGGGCAAATCTATCGCAATATCCTGCAGGCCGATGCGCGCAGCCGCAGCGTACTGGGCGATGACTACACGGCGGGCACGGAGCTTGTCGCTCAGTTTCTCCAGTGCGGGGCCCGGTATCTGGCCAATGCGGCGATCTGGCAAGTGACGCCGCAGCGTCAGGTGCATTACCTGATCGATGGCCGCGCTGAAGTGCTGCAAGGGCGTCATCTGTTGATCGCCACCGGTGCGTTCGAACGACCGATGCCCATCCCTGGCTGGACCTTGCCCGGTGTCATGACCGCCGGTGCCGGGCAGATCCTGCTCAAAAGCGCCGCGCTGGTGCCGGTCGGGCCGGTGGTATTGGCCGGCTGCGGACCCTTGTTGTACCTGCTGGCGGTGCAATACCTGCGGGCCGGCATCGCGATCGAAGCGCTGGTGGACACTAGCGGTCAGGGCGATCTGCTGCGCGCCTGGCGCAAAGTCCCAGGCGCCTTGCGCGGGTGGCGTGACGTGCTCAAGGGCCTGCAACTGCTTATCGAATTGAAGCGTGCCGGGGTCAGACATATTCGCGATGCCCGTGATTTGCGTATCGAAGGTCAGGCACACGCCAGTGCCCTGAGTTTCGACAGTGGCGGTCGGCGCTGGACGATTCCCGCCTCGCTGATTTTGCTGCACCAAGGTGTGGTGCCCAACACCCAGATCAGTTGGTCGCTACGCCTCGAACATGACTGGAGCGAACAGCAACTGTGCTGGGTCACGCGTCGCGACAGCCAGGGTGAAACCAGTCTGCCGGGCATTTATATCGCCGGTGACGGTGGCGCTATCGGCGGTGCGCAAGTGGCGCTGCTCGAAGGCCGCCTGGTCGGGCTGGCGATTGCAGCAAAGTCAGGAAAAGTCGATGGGCAATCATTGCAACCATTCGCCGCCCCTTATCAAAAGGCCCTGCGCCGCCAGCGTGCTGCACGGCCACTGATTGATGCGTTGTACCGCCCGCAACAGCAAAACCGCATTCCCGCCGACGAGGTGATTGTCTGCCGGTGTGAAGACGTCAGCGCCGGCTCGATTCGCCAGCACGTCGAGCTTGGCTGTTTGGGACCCAATCAAACCAAGGCGTTCGGTCGCTGCGGCATGGGGCCGTGTCAGGGCCGTCTGTGCGGTTTGAGCGTCACCGAAATCATTGCCGAGCAGCGCAAGGTCCCCCCCGCAGAGGTCGGGTATTACCGGATTCGCTCGCCACTCAAACCGATCACGCTTGCCCAATTGTCCACCGAAACACCTCTTATCCAGGAGCATCCATGA
- a CDS encoding RidA family protein translates to MSPIQRIESNPRLSRSVVHNGVAWLSGIVAADCSQDIRGQTRQVLQRVDELLEASGSDKSRLLSVQIWMKDMGADFAGMNETWSAWVDAGQTPARATAQVMFDDPQILLELIVTAAV, encoded by the coding sequence ATGAGCCCTATCCAACGCATCGAAAGCAATCCACGCCTGAGCCGCAGCGTCGTGCATAACGGCGTGGCCTGGCTCAGCGGCATCGTCGCCGCCGATTGCAGCCAGGACATCCGTGGCCAGACGCGCCAGGTGCTGCAACGGGTCGACGAACTGTTGGAAGCCTCTGGCAGTGACAAGAGCCGTCTGCTCAGCGTGCAGATCTGGATGAAAGACATGGGCGCCGATTTCGCCGGCATGAATGAAACCTGGAGCGCCTGGGTCGACGCCGGGCAAACCCCAGCACGCGCCACCGCTCAAGTGATGTTCGATGACCCACAGATCCTGCTGGAGTTGATCGTCACCGCCGCCGTCTGA
- a CDS encoding ABC transporter substrate-binding protein, whose translation MNVKSMVLKVGLVSLLALGVGVQAAEQPLRLGIEAAYPPFASKTPDNQIVGFDYDIGQALCAEMKVQCVWQEQEFDGLIPALKVKKVDAVISSMSMTPERMKSVDFSNRYYRIPARLVFKKGSGISDIPAQLKGKRIGVQRATNFDRYVTEKFAPAGAEVVRYGSQNEIFLDLLGGRLDATMASSVVIDESLLKRPEGQDYEFVGPNFTDEQFFGTGIGIAVRKSDPLAGRFNQALATIRANGTYDKIRQKYFDFDIYGE comes from the coding sequence ATGAACGTAAAAAGCATGGTCTTGAAAGTAGGACTCGTCTCACTGCTGGCCTTGGGTGTCGGCGTGCAGGCGGCGGAGCAACCTCTGCGCCTGGGCATCGAAGCGGCCTACCCGCCGTTCGCTTCGAAAACCCCCGACAACCAAATTGTGGGTTTCGATTACGACATTGGTCAGGCCCTGTGCGCCGAGATGAAAGTCCAGTGCGTGTGGCAGGAACAAGAGTTCGACGGGTTGATACCTGCACTCAAGGTGAAGAAAGTCGATGCGGTGATTTCATCGATGTCCATGACCCCGGAGCGGATGAAATCGGTCGATTTCAGCAATCGCTATTACCGTATTCCGGCGCGTCTGGTGTTCAAGAAGGGCAGCGGCATCAGCGACATTCCGGCACAGCTCAAGGGCAAGCGGATCGGCGTGCAGCGCGCGACCAATTTCGATCGCTACGTCACCGAGAAATTCGCCCCGGCCGGTGCCGAAGTGGTGCGCTACGGCTCGCAGAATGAAATTTTCCTCGACCTGCTGGGTGGGCGCCTGGATGCCACCATGGCCAGTTCGGTGGTGATCGATGAAAGCCTGTTGAAGCGCCCGGAAGGGCAGGACTACGAGTTCGTCGGCCCGAATTTTACCGACGAGCAATTCTTCGGCACCGGCATCGGTATTGCGGTGCGCAAGAGCGATCCACTGGCCGGTCGTTTCAATCAGGCCCTGGCGACGATTCGTGCCAACGGCACCTACGACAAGATTCGCCAGAAGTATTTCGACTTCGATATCTACGGCGAGTAA
- a CDS encoding heme-binding protein, which yields MQTKALLSEQHVSQMLSTAKDLAHRRKWPVAICVVDDGGHPLGLLRLDNTAPIAGYIATEKARTAALGRRDSKVYEDMINGGRQAFISAPNLKGMLEGGVAIWYEGHCIGAIGVSGVKAEEDAELARLVVDALLQTAVDHPVAGE from the coding sequence ATGCAAACCAAGGCGTTACTGAGCGAGCAACACGTTTCGCAAATGCTGTCGACGGCCAAAGACCTGGCCCATCGTCGCAAGTGGCCCGTGGCGATTTGCGTCGTCGATGACGGCGGTCATCCGCTGGGTCTGCTGCGTCTGGATAATACGGCGCCAATTGCGGGTTACATCGCCACGGAAAAAGCACGTACCGCGGCGCTGGGGCGTCGCGACAGCAAGGTTTACGAAGACATGATCAATGGCGGGCGCCAGGCCTTTATCAGTGCGCCAAACCTTAAAGGCATGCTCGAGGGAGGCGTCGCCATCTGGTACGAAGGGCACTGCATAGGTGCAATTGGTGTGTCCGGCGTAAAGGCTGAAGAGGATGCAGAACTGGCCCGTTTAGTGGTTGATGCACTGTTGCAAACGGCCGTCGACCACCCGGTAGCGGGGGAGTGA